The proteins below are encoded in one region of Micromonospora pisi:
- a CDS encoding ABC transporter permease subunit, protein MTSTALEPRLLTGAPTMPVTHRRRTGRVTLARVILSEWIKIRSLRSTVVSLFATFGVVVALGLLFAAVAAGHVGGESIGLGAGGTSDPVSASLGGVQLAQLVIGVIGVLLVAGEYSTGMIRTTLAAVPKRLPVLWGKTIVFGGVTLALMLVGTLAAFFGGQQIMGTHGVSLFDPGVLRAVIGAAVYLTGVGLLGLTLAALLRGTAAAIAALFGAMLVVPGLFPLLPSSWNDTVGPYLPSHAGESFMAVTPSAGMLGPWAGLAVFAGYVVAALAAAAVMLKRRDA, encoded by the coding sequence ATGACCAGCACGGCACTCGAACCCCGCTTGCTGACCGGCGCACCGACCATGCCGGTCACGCACCGCCGTCGAACCGGACGCGTCACCCTCGCCCGCGTGATCCTCTCGGAGTGGATCAAGATCAGGTCGCTGCGTTCGACCGTGGTCAGCCTCTTCGCCACGTTCGGTGTGGTGGTCGCGCTCGGCCTGCTCTTCGCCGCCGTCGCCGCCGGACATGTCGGCGGCGAGTCGATCGGGCTCGGCGCCGGCGGGACCAGCGATCCGGTCAGTGCCAGCCTCGGCGGCGTACAGCTCGCGCAGTTGGTGATCGGGGTGATCGGGGTGCTCCTGGTCGCCGGCGAGTACTCCACCGGAATGATCCGGACCACCCTGGCCGCGGTGCCCAAGCGGCTACCGGTGCTCTGGGGCAAGACCATCGTCTTCGGTGGCGTCACGCTGGCCCTGATGCTGGTCGGCACGCTCGCGGCCTTCTTCGGCGGGCAGCAGATCATGGGTACGCACGGCGTCAGCCTCTTCGACCCGGGAGTGCTCCGGGCGGTGATCGGGGCGGCCGTCTACCTGACCGGTGTCGGCCTGCTCGGCCTGACTCTCGCCGCGCTGCTGCGCGGCACCGCCGCCGCCATCGCCGCGCTCTTCGGCGCGATGCTGGTCGTACCGGGACTCTTCCCGCTCCTGCCGAGCAGTTGGAACGACACGGTCGGACCGTACCTGCCGTCGCATGCCGGGGAGTCCTTCATGGCCGTCACCCCGAGCGCCGGGATGCTCGGCCCGTGGGCCGGACTGGCGGTCTTCGCCGGTTACGTGGTGGCCGCGCTCGCCGCGGCGGCGGTCATGCTCAAGCGCCGCGACGCGTAA
- a CDS encoding ABC transporter substrate-binding protein, with protein sequence MGGLLLVASLTACGGDSGAGGGSDDKIVMGFAQVGAESGWRTANTKSIQEAAKAAGIELKFSDAQQKQENQIKAIRSYITQRVDVIAFSPVVESGWDTVLKEAKDAGIPVILTDRAVDSPDTSLYKTFIGSDFIIEGERAGEWLKKEYEGKPETVNIVELQGTTGAAPANDRKEGFAKVIGTEPKFKVIASQTGDFTRAKGKEVMDAFLKAQPKIDVLYAHNDDMGLGAIEAIEAAGKKPGVDIKIVTVDAVKDGMQALADGKINYIVECSPLLGPQLMDLAKKVVAGETVEQRVLTEETTFTQEQAKAALPNRQY encoded by the coding sequence ATGGGTGGCCTGCTCCTGGTCGCCTCGCTGACCGCATGCGGCGGCGACAGCGGCGCCGGAGGCGGCTCCGACGACAAGATCGTAATGGGATTCGCGCAGGTGGGCGCCGAGAGCGGCTGGCGTACCGCCAACACCAAGTCCATTCAGGAGGCCGCCAAGGCGGCCGGCATCGAACTCAAGTTCTCCGACGCGCAACAGAAGCAGGAGAACCAGATCAAGGCGATCCGCAGCTACATCACGCAGCGGGTGGACGTGATCGCCTTTTCCCCGGTGGTGGAATCCGGCTGGGACACCGTGCTCAAGGAGGCCAAGGACGCGGGCATTCCGGTGATCCTGACCGACCGCGCGGTGGACTCGCCGGACACGTCGCTCTACAAGACCTTCATCGGCTCCGACTTCATCATCGAGGGCGAACGGGCCGGCGAGTGGCTGAAGAAGGAGTACGAGGGCAAGCCCGAGACGGTCAACATCGTCGAGCTCCAGGGCACCACGGGCGCCGCTCCGGCGAACGACCGGAAGGAGGGCTTCGCCAAGGTCATCGGCACCGAGCCGAAGTTCAAGGTGATCGCCTCCCAGACCGGTGACTTCACCCGCGCCAAGGGCAAGGAGGTCATGGACGCCTTCCTCAAGGCACAGCCGAAGATCGACGTGCTCTACGCGCACAACGACGACATGGGCCTGGGTGCGATCGAGGCGATCGAGGCGGCCGGCAAGAAGCCCGGCGTCGACATCAAGATCGTGACAGTCGACGCGGTGAAGGACGGCATGCAGGCCCTCGCCGACGGAAAGATCAACTACATCGTGGAGTGCAGCCCGCTGCTCGGTCCACAACTGATGGACCTGGCCAAGAAGGTCGTCGCCGGTGAGACCGTGGAACAGCGGGTGCTCACCGAGGAGACCACCTTCACCCAGGAGCAGGCCAAGGCGGCACTGCCGAACCGCCAGTACTGA
- the yjfF gene encoding galactofuranose ABC transporter, permease protein YjfF — MIDLGETKTGTSTAGAALPRLLDARRRYLPVLATLALLALMYGLGAVNYEGFSDTQVLLNVLIDNAFLLVVAVGMTFVILTGGIDLSVGAVVALTTMISASLLEQRGWPPGVVLPLVLLIGAAFGFAMGCVIHFFEIQPFIATLAGMFLARGLCYVISTDSIPITDGFWTTMAQSKLRAGGFFVSTSVLIALVVVLGAAYVLAYTRLGRDVYAVGGSPQSALLMGLPVGRTRIAVYTISGFCSALGGVLLSFYMLSGYGLHATGLELDAIAAVVIGGTLLTGGSGYLFGTVLGVLVLGLIQTIITFQGNLSSWWTKIVIGVLLAAFILLQRAVSRRAS, encoded by the coding sequence ATGATCGACCTCGGCGAGACAAAAACAGGTACGAGCACCGCCGGTGCCGCCCTGCCCCGCCTGCTCGACGCCCGGCGGCGCTACCTGCCGGTGCTGGCGACGCTCGCCCTGCTGGCCCTGATGTACGGCCTCGGCGCGGTCAACTACGAGGGCTTCTCCGACACCCAGGTGCTGCTGAACGTCCTCATCGACAACGCGTTCCTGCTGGTCGTCGCTGTCGGCATGACGTTCGTGATCCTCACCGGCGGGATCGACCTGTCGGTCGGGGCGGTGGTGGCACTGACCACCATGATCTCGGCGTCGCTGCTGGAGCAGCGGGGCTGGCCACCTGGAGTGGTGCTTCCCTTGGTGCTGCTGATCGGCGCCGCCTTCGGCTTCGCCATGGGGTGTGTCATCCACTTCTTCGAGATCCAGCCGTTCATCGCCACCCTCGCCGGCATGTTCCTGGCCCGCGGTCTCTGCTACGTGATCAGCACCGACTCGATCCCGATCACCGACGGGTTCTGGACCACGATGGCGCAGAGCAAGCTCCGAGCCGGCGGCTTCTTCGTCTCGACCAGTGTGCTGATCGCACTGGTCGTGGTGCTCGGCGCGGCGTACGTGTTGGCGTACACCCGGCTCGGGCGGGACGTCTACGCGGTCGGCGGGAGCCCGCAGTCGGCGCTGCTGATGGGGTTGCCGGTCGGGCGTACCCGCATCGCGGTCTACACCATCAGCGGGTTCTGCTCGGCGCTCGGCGGCGTACTGCTCAGCTTCTACATGCTCTCCGGTTACGGGCTGCACGCCACCGGTCTCGAACTCGACGCGATCGCCGCGGTGGTGATCGGCGGCACCCTGCTCACCGGCGGATCGGGCTACCTGTTCGGCACGGTGCTGGGTGTGCTGGTGCTGGGCCTGATCCAGACGATCATCACCTTCCAGGGCAACCTCAGTTCCTGGTGGACGAAGATCGTCATCGGCGTCCTGCTGGCGGCCTTCATCCTGCTGCAACGAGCGGTCTCCCGGCGTGCGTCGTAA
- a CDS encoding ATP-binding cassette domain-containing protein has product MIEVKNLGKRYGDKVAVDDLSFTVRPGIVTGFLGPNGAGKSTTMRMIVGLDAPTSGSVTVNGRRYADHAAPLHEIGALLEAKAVHTGRSAYHHLLALAATTGISRRRVNEVIDLVGLREVARKRAGGFSLGMGQRLGIASALLGDPQTVLLDEPVNGLDPEGVRWIRNLLKGLAAEGRTVFISSHLMSEMALTAEHLVVVGRGRLIADVPMDGFCGLASATSVRVRSPQSHQLSELLAGPGVTISSGERGVLEVCGLSTEQIGDRAASAGLTLHELSLQQASLEEAFMELTHDSVEYSATTPKQPVLAGKAA; this is encoded by the coding sequence ATGATCGAAGTCAAGAACCTCGGGAAGCGGTACGGCGACAAGGTGGCGGTGGACGATCTGAGCTTCACCGTCCGGCCCGGCATCGTCACCGGCTTCCTGGGCCCGAATGGTGCCGGCAAGTCGACAACCATGCGGATGATCGTCGGTCTGGACGCACCCACCTCCGGCAGCGTCACCGTGAACGGCCGTCGGTACGCCGACCACGCCGCGCCGCTGCACGAGATCGGCGCGCTGCTGGAGGCGAAGGCCGTGCACACCGGGCGGTCGGCGTACCACCACCTGCTGGCCCTCGCCGCCACCACCGGAATCTCGCGTCGCCGGGTGAACGAGGTGATCGACCTTGTCGGCCTCCGCGAGGTCGCCCGCAAGCGCGCCGGTGGCTTCTCGCTCGGCATGGGGCAGCGTCTCGGCATCGCCTCGGCACTGCTCGGTGACCCGCAGACGGTGCTGCTCGACGAGCCGGTCAACGGGCTGGACCCGGAGGGGGTGCGGTGGATCCGCAACCTGCTCAAGGGGCTGGCCGCGGAGGGTCGTACCGTCTTCATCTCCTCTCACCTGATGAGTGAGATGGCGTTGACCGCCGAGCATCTGGTGGTGGTCGGCCGGGGCCGGTTGATCGCGGACGTGCCGATGGACGGTTTCTGCGGGCTCGCCTCCGCCACCAGTGTCCGGGTCCGTTCCCCCCAGTCGCACCAGCTCAGCGAGTTGCTCGCGGGTCCGGGCGTGACCATCAGCAGTGGTGAGCGCGGAGTGCTGGAGGTCTGCGGGCTCAGCACCGAGCAGATCGGGGACCGGGCCGCGAGCGCCGGTCTCACCCTGCACGAGCTCTCCCTTCAGCAGGCATCGCTGGAGGAGGCATTCATGGAGCTGACCCACGACTCGGTCGAGTATTCCGCGACCACCCCGAAGCAGCCCGTACTCGCCGGAAAGGCGGCCTGA
- a CDS encoding ABC transporter permease: MTARTLSPTLDRTGPLLRGGFASAPVWFVLGGVFAVAWLLVELDGGAFMTVSNLQNLAVRSVALGLVAVGQTIVLIGGSLDLSVAYTVGMTAVVASFVMQGDPDRMVLGVLVTLALGVLIGLVNGLVITGLRVNAFIATLGTSLVISGILNALFTNFTGSVPRAFQGLGYNAVGPVPVSVILLLAVVGGAWWVLRHTRFGYHLYAVGGSEEAARLSGVRSARVIVTAHVLCSVTAVLTGLFLVSRLRSGAPWVGTDGGYDLESIAAAVVGGTALAGGRGTVAGTLAGVLILAVIDQVFNQYEVNAFLKTLIRGLIIVGAVALYARRTRRDEAGL; the protein is encoded by the coding sequence ATGACCGCGCGGACCCTCTCCCCCACGCTGGACCGGACCGGTCCGCTGCTCCGGGGCGGCTTCGCCAGCGCCCCGGTCTGGTTCGTCCTCGGCGGGGTCTTCGCCGTCGCCTGGCTGCTGGTCGAACTCGACGGCGGCGCGTTCATGACGGTCAGCAACCTCCAGAACCTGGCCGTCCGGTCGGTGGCGCTCGGGCTGGTCGCGGTCGGCCAGACCATCGTCCTGATCGGCGGCTCACTGGACCTCTCGGTGGCGTACACAGTCGGCATGACCGCGGTCGTCGCCTCCTTCGTGATGCAGGGCGACCCGGACCGGATGGTGCTCGGGGTGCTGGTCACACTCGCCCTCGGCGTCCTGATCGGGCTGGTCAACGGCCTGGTCATCACCGGGCTGAGAGTGAACGCGTTCATCGCCACCCTGGGCACCTCGCTGGTGATCAGCGGCATCCTCAACGCCCTCTTCACCAACTTCACCGGCTCCGTCCCCCGCGCCTTCCAGGGCCTGGGTTACAACGCGGTCGGACCGGTGCCGGTCTCGGTGATCCTGCTGCTCGCGGTCGTCGGTGGCGCCTGGTGGGTGCTGCGGCACACCCGGTTCGGATACCACCTCTACGCGGTGGGCGGCAGCGAGGAGGCGGCCCGGCTCTCCGGGGTCCGGTCCGCCCGGGTCATCGTCACCGCACACGTCCTCTGCAGCGTCACCGCCGTACTGACCGGGCTGTTCCTGGTCAGCCGGCTGCGCTCGGGTGCCCCGTGGGTCGGCACCGACGGCGGCTACGACCTGGAGTCGATCGCCGCGGCGGTGGTCGGCGGTACGGCACTCGCCGGCGGCCGGGGTACGGTCGCCGGCACCCTCGCCGGGGTGCTGATCCTGGCCGTCATCGACCAGGTGTTCAACCAGTACGAGGTGAACGCCTTCCTCAAGACCCTCATCCGAGGCCTGATCATCGTCGGGGCGGTGGCGCTCTACGCGAGGCGCACCCGGCGGGACGAGGCGGGGCTGTGA
- a CDS encoding response regulator transcription factor, with the protein MTIRVLLADDQNLIRAGFRVLVDSAPDLEVVGEATTGVEAVALARTTRADVVLMDIRMPELDGLEATRQITEDESLVGVRVLILTTFEVDEYVLQALRAGASGFLGKGVDPAELLDAIRVVARGDALLSPVATKGLIARFLSQPEDSATANVPIQLETLTEREREVLMLVAAGLSNDAIAERLVVSPLTAKTHVNRAMAKLGARDRAQLVVIAYQSGLVRPSEPPSR; encoded by the coding sequence ATGACGATCCGGGTGCTGCTCGCCGACGACCAGAACCTGATCCGGGCCGGATTCCGGGTGCTGGTCGACTCGGCGCCGGATCTTGAGGTGGTGGGTGAGGCGACCACCGGGGTCGAGGCGGTGGCGCTGGCCCGGACAACCCGTGCCGACGTGGTCCTGATGGACATCCGAATGCCGGAACTGGACGGGTTGGAGGCAACCCGACAAATCACCGAGGACGAGAGCCTGGTCGGCGTACGGGTCCTCATCCTGACCACGTTCGAGGTCGACGAGTACGTCCTCCAGGCGCTCCGGGCCGGAGCGAGCGGTTTTCTCGGCAAGGGGGTCGACCCCGCCGAACTCCTGGACGCGATCCGGGTGGTGGCCCGGGGAGACGCCCTGCTCTCCCCGGTGGCAACCAAGGGGCTGATTGCCCGGTTCCTGTCCCAGCCGGAGGATTCGGCCACCGCCAACGTTCCCATTCAACTCGAAACGCTGACCGAACGTGAGCGCGAAGTCCTCATGCTGGTCGCCGCGGGGCTCTCCAACGACGCCATCGCCGAGCGGCTCGTGGTGTCGCCACTCACCGCTAAAACGCACGTCAACCGCGCTATGGCGAAGCTGGGCGCACGGGACCGGGCCCAGCTCGTGGTGATCGCGTACCAGAGCGGGCTGGTCCGCCCCAGCGAGCCTCCATCACGCTGA
- a CDS encoding ABC transporter permease — protein MTNLLRHRLFWPLAILALLLLGNLAFTPGFFSIQLRDGHLYGSLIDILRLSAPLVLVALGMTVVIATGGIDLSVGAVVAIAGALACLRISEQDNQQSVSVVLLAVGLALLGSLLLGLWNGFLVAAVGIQPIIATLILMVAGRGIAQLITGGQIITITSDPYRLIGAGYWLTLPFSVLIAVVVTAIAVTLTRRTALGLLIEAVGGNPRASRLAGIRSRRLIVSAYVFCGLCAGVAGLMISSNVSSADGNNAGLLIELDAILAVVIGGTALAGGRFSIAGTVLGAVIIKTLDTTIYTIGITPETTLLFKAVVVIVLCLAQSPAFRNRVFARRRHPDPPAPTASAPKLEVPA, from the coding sequence ATGACGAACCTGCTGCGACACCGCCTCTTCTGGCCGTTGGCCATCCTCGCCCTGCTACTGCTCGGCAACCTTGCCTTCACCCCGGGCTTCTTCTCCATCCAGCTCCGCGACGGCCACCTCTACGGCAGCCTGATCGACATCCTGCGGCTCAGCGCGCCCCTGGTGCTGGTCGCGCTCGGCATGACGGTGGTCATCGCCACCGGCGGCATCGACCTCTCGGTCGGCGCGGTGGTGGCGATCGCCGGCGCCCTGGCCTGCCTGCGAATCAGCGAACAGGACAACCAGCAGAGCGTGTCGGTGGTGCTCCTCGCCGTGGGGCTGGCGCTGCTCGGGTCGCTCCTGCTCGGACTCTGGAACGGTTTCCTGGTCGCCGCCGTCGGCATCCAGCCGATCATCGCGACGCTGATCCTGATGGTGGCCGGTCGGGGCATCGCCCAGCTCATCACCGGTGGGCAGATCATCACCATCACCTCGGACCCGTACCGGCTCATCGGTGCCGGGTACTGGCTCACCCTCCCGTTCTCGGTGCTGATCGCCGTGGTGGTGACGGCGATCGCGGTGACCCTCACCCGGCGTACCGCCCTGGGCCTGCTGATCGAGGCGGTCGGCGGAAACCCCCGGGCCAGCCGGCTCGCCGGCATCAGGTCACGCCGTCTGATCGTGAGCGCGTACGTCTTCTGCGGGCTCTGCGCCGGGGTCGCCGGCCTGATGATCAGCTCGAACGTCTCCAGCGCGGACGGCAACAACGCCGGGCTGCTGATCGAACTCGACGCGATCCTCGCCGTGGTCATCGGCGGCACCGCGCTGGCCGGAGGCCGGTTCTCCATCGCCGGCACGGTGCTCGGCGCGGTCATCATCAAGACCCTCGACACCACGATCTACACCATCGGCATCACTCCCGAGACCACCCTGCTGTTCAAGGCGGTCGTGGTCATCGTCCTCTGCCTGGCCCAGTCGCCCGCCTTCCGGAACCGGGTGTTCGCCCGGCGCCGCCATCCCGACCCGCCGGCGCCCACCGCATCGGCACCGAAGCTGGAGGTCCCGGCATGA
- a CDS encoding LacI family DNA-binding transcriptional regulator — protein MADVARLAGVSHQTVSRVLNHHPNVRPETRDRVLAAISELSYRRNALARGLVRRRSRVLGVVSFDTTLFGPASTLYGIERAARAAGYWVSIATLERIDRAGVLAAVDALAEQSVEGVIIIAPQLEAAGALHSLPAGLPAVAVEAGLDGGAPVVGVDQVAGARLAVEHLLALGHRTVWHIAGPPDWLEARDRVEGWRAALRDAGRPVPAMIAGDWSARSGYAAGQALAQQADVTAVFAANDQMALGLLRALHERGVRVPGEVSVVGFDDIPEAEFLIPPLTTVRQDFDEVGRRSMAALLRLLELADGPDTTSEVAAVAPTLVERGSTAPPEPVRSTEDTL, from the coding sequence ATGGCGGACGTCGCACGCCTCGCCGGGGTGTCGCACCAGACCGTGTCCAGGGTGCTCAACCACCACCCGAACGTACGCCCGGAGACCCGGGACCGGGTGCTGGCGGCGATCTCCGAGCTGAGCTACCGGCGCAACGCCCTGGCGCGCGGCCTGGTCCGGCGCCGGTCGCGGGTGCTCGGCGTGGTCAGCTTCGACACCACCCTCTTCGGCCCGGCCTCCACCCTGTACGGGATCGAGCGGGCCGCCCGGGCGGCCGGTTACTGGGTCAGCATCGCCACCCTGGAACGGATCGACCGCGCGGGGGTGCTCGCCGCCGTGGACGCGCTCGCCGAGCAGTCGGTGGAGGGTGTCATCATCATCGCCCCGCAACTGGAGGCGGCCGGTGCGCTGCACAGCCTGCCGGCCGGGCTGCCAGCGGTGGCGGTGGAGGCCGGCCTGGACGGCGGCGCCCCGGTCGTCGGCGTCGACCAGGTCGCGGGTGCGCGGCTCGCGGTCGAGCACCTGCTGGCGCTCGGACACCGTACGGTGTGGCACATCGCCGGTCCGCCGGACTGGTTGGAGGCCCGGGACCGGGTCGAGGGGTGGCGTGCCGCGCTACGCGACGCGGGCCGGCCGGTGCCGGCGATGATCGCGGGTGACTGGAGTGCCCGTTCCGGCTATGCCGCCGGGCAGGCGTTGGCCCAGCAGGCCGACGTGACGGCGGTCTTCGCCGCCAACGACCAGATGGCGCTCGGTCTGCTCCGGGCGCTGCACGAGCGGGGCGTACGGGTGCCCGGGGAGGTCAGCGTGGTGGGCTTCGACGACATCCCGGAGGCGGAGTTTCTCATTCCGCCGCTGACCACCGTCCGCCAGGACTTCGACGAGGTGGGGCGCCGGAGCATGGCGGCCCTGCTGCGCCTGCTGGAGCTGGCCGACGGACCGGATACCACATCGGAGGTGGCTGCGGTGGCGCCGACCCTGGTCGAACGGGGCAGCACCGCGCCCCCCGAGCCGGTCAGATCCACAGAGGACACCCTTTAG
- a CDS encoding sugar ABC transporter ATP-binding protein has translation MATGRAILTMTDIGKHFPGVVALDHVDFRLFPGEVHALMGENGAGKSTLIKVLTGVYQHDHGHMELDGGPVAFAGPLAAQQAGISTVYQEINLCTNLSVAENMFIGREPRRFGHIRWSELRRRAADRLRRLDLDIDVSSPLGAHSLAIQQMVAIARAIDISAKVLILDEPTSSLDAAEVAQLFRVMRQLKEEGMAIIFVTHFLDQVYEISDRITVLRNGRLIGEYRTTELSQLDLVGKMIGGELAVLEQLDEQPKPPVAAIEQGAPVVQARELGRNGSIEPYHLAIHQGEVVGLAGLLGSGRTEAARLLFGADRADHGELLVDGKPVVLRGPHTATAHHIGFCSENRRTEGLVEELTVRENIVLALQASRGWSRPIPRRRQDELVDRYVQALRIRPADPELPVRTLSGGNQQKVLLARWLITEPRLLILDEPTRGIDVGAKAEIQRLVVELADGGMAVLFISAELEEVLRLSHKVAVFRDRRLVTELENTGDLDADRVMAVIAGGAPA, from the coding sequence ATGGCAACAGGCCGGGCGATCCTCACGATGACCGACATCGGCAAGCACTTCCCAGGGGTCGTCGCCCTGGACCACGTCGACTTCCGCCTCTTTCCGGGCGAGGTGCACGCCCTGATGGGCGAGAACGGTGCCGGCAAGTCCACGCTGATCAAGGTGCTGACCGGTGTCTACCAGCACGACCACGGTCACATGGAACTCGACGGTGGGCCGGTCGCGTTCGCCGGACCGCTCGCCGCCCAACAGGCCGGCATCAGCACCGTCTACCAGGAGATCAACCTCTGCACCAACCTCTCCGTGGCGGAGAACATGTTCATCGGACGCGAGCCCCGGCGGTTCGGACACATCCGCTGGTCCGAGCTGCGCCGCCGGGCCGCCGACCGGCTCCGCCGGCTCGACCTCGACATCGACGTGTCGAGCCCGCTCGGCGCCCACTCGCTCGCCATCCAGCAGATGGTCGCGATCGCACGGGCGATCGACATCTCCGCCAAGGTGCTCATCCTCGACGAACCCACCTCCAGCCTGGACGCCGCCGAGGTCGCGCAACTGTTCCGGGTGATGCGACAGCTCAAGGAGGAGGGCATGGCGATCATTTTCGTCACCCACTTCCTCGACCAGGTCTACGAGATCTCCGACCGGATCACGGTGCTGCGCAACGGTCGGCTGATCGGCGAGTACCGCACCACCGAGCTGAGCCAGCTCGACCTGGTCGGCAAGATGATCGGCGGCGAACTGGCCGTACTCGAACAGCTCGACGAGCAACCCAAACCCCCGGTGGCCGCGATCGAGCAGGGCGCCCCGGTCGTGCAGGCGCGTGAACTGGGACGCAACGGCTCGATCGAGCCGTACCACCTCGCCATCCACCAGGGTGAGGTGGTCGGGCTGGCCGGCCTGCTCGGCTCCGGTCGCACCGAAGCGGCTCGGCTGTTGTTCGGCGCCGACCGCGCCGACCACGGAGAGCTCCTCGTCGACGGCAAACCGGTCGTGCTGCGCGGCCCACACACCGCGACCGCGCACCACATCGGATTCTGCTCCGAAAACCGCCGGACCGAGGGCCTGGTGGAAGAGCTCACCGTACGGGAGAACATCGTGCTCGCCCTCCAGGCCAGTCGCGGCTGGTCCCGCCCCATCCCCCGGCGCCGCCAGGACGAACTGGTCGATCGGTACGTCCAGGCGCTGCGGATCCGACCCGCCGACCCGGAACTACCGGTCCGCACACTCAGCGGCGGCAACCAGCAGAAGGTGCTGCTCGCCCGCTGGCTGATCACCGAGCCCCGGCTGCTGATCCTGGACGAACCGACCCGGGGCATCGACGTCGGCGCCAAGGCCGAGATCCAACGCCTCGTCGTCGAACTCGCCGACGGTGGAATGGCTGTGCTCTTCATCTCCGCCGAACTCGAGGAGGTGCTCCGGCTCAGCCACAAGGTCGCGGTGTTCCGGGACCGGCGCCTGGTCACCGAGCTGGAAAACACCGGCGACCTCGACGCCGACCGGGTGATGGCGGTCATCGCGGGCGGAGCACCGGCATGA
- a CDS encoding sugar ABC transporter ATP-binding protein, giving the protein MTDADSTEHHEPPGQVLLRMQGITKRFFGVTVLDHVDLDCRRGEIHAVMGENGAGKSTLMKILVGAYQPDGGRISIDGTEVRFGHPRQALDEGVSIVHQELNLLPERTVAENIWLGREPRRRLGVDRRAMEATATGLLASLGAADVIAPRATVGQLPVAQQQLVEIAKALSFEPRILVLDEPTAALSPHEVDALFTRIRRLRDNGLTVLYISHRLKEIFELTDRITVLKDGRRVDTVETAQVEPRQLVRLMVGRELDHYFPPRATAEQIGPVRLALRGGSAGPLHDLDLELRAGEIVGLAGLAGSGRTELAKLLFGATRLATGTLTVDGRQRRLRSPRHAIRCGIGLLTEDRKSEGLVLPLSVRDNSLLAVRAMGSAGRRGTATPAMVRNLLDRVQLRGGTPHREVRYLSGGNQQKVVLAKWLGTGATVLIFDEPTRGIDVGAKASIHELMRELAAEGVAILMISSELPEVIGMADRILVMRQGTIAGTLPAGASEAEIMLLATGEVDPTGAADAAQVAAVAGAEIAGVAGVRTSTEDGTTEGVAR; this is encoded by the coding sequence ATGACGGACGCTGATTCGACGGAGCACCATGAGCCCCCGGGCCAGGTCCTGCTACGGATGCAGGGAATCACCAAGCGGTTTTTCGGAGTGACCGTCCTCGATCATGTGGACCTTGACTGCCGTCGTGGAGAGATCCACGCGGTGATGGGCGAAAACGGCGCCGGCAAGTCGACACTCATGAAGATCCTGGTTGGGGCGTACCAGCCGGACGGCGGCCGGATATCGATCGACGGCACCGAGGTCCGGTTCGGCCATCCCCGACAGGCCCTGGACGAGGGCGTCAGCATCGTGCACCAGGAGCTCAACCTGTTGCCCGAACGGACCGTGGCGGAGAACATCTGGCTCGGCCGGGAACCACGCCGACGGCTCGGCGTCGACCGCCGCGCGATGGAGGCCACCGCCACCGGACTGCTCGCCAGTCTCGGCGCCGCCGACGTCATCGCCCCCCGCGCCACGGTCGGACAGCTACCGGTGGCACAGCAGCAACTCGTCGAGATCGCCAAAGCGCTCTCCTTCGAGCCTCGGATCCTGGTGCTCGACGAGCCCACCGCCGCGCTCTCCCCACACGAGGTCGACGCGCTCTTCACCCGAATCCGCCGACTGCGGGACAACGGTCTGACCGTGCTCTACATCTCGCACCGGCTCAAGGAGATCTTCGAGCTGACCGACCGGATCACCGTACTCAAGGACGGTCGACGGGTCGACACGGTCGAGACCGCGCAGGTCGAACCGAGGCAACTCGTACGGCTCATGGTCGGCCGGGAACTCGACCACTACTTCCCGCCCCGGGCCACCGCCGAGCAGATCGGTCCGGTCCGGCTGGCGCTGCGCGGCGGCTCGGCCGGCCCCCTGCACGACCTCGACCTGGAACTGCGGGCCGGCGAGATCGTGGGCCTCGCCGGGCTGGCCGGATCGGGCCGCACCGAGCTGGCGAAGCTGCTCTTCGGCGCGACCCGGCTGGCGACCGGCACGCTGACCGTCGACGGCCGGCAGCGCCGGCTCCGCTCCCCCCGCCACGCGATCCGGTGCGGCATCGGCCTGCTCACCGAGGACCGCAAATCCGAGGGCCTGGTGCTGCCGCTCTCCGTGCGCGACAACAGTCTGCTCGCGGTCCGGGCCATGGGCTCGGCCGGCCGGCGCGGTACGGCGACCCCCGCCATGGTCCGAAACCTACTGGACCGGGTGCAGTTACGCGGCGGCACGCCACATCGGGAGGTGCGCTACCTCTCCGGCGGCAACCAGCAGAAGGTGGTACTGGCCAAGTGGCTCGGCACCGGTGCGACCGTCCTGATCTTCGACGAGCCGACCCGGGGCATCGACGTCGGCGCCAAGGCGAGCATCCACGAGCTGATGCGGGAACTCGCCGCCGAAGGCGTGGCGATCCTGATGATCTCCTCCGAGCTGCCGGAGGTGATCGGGATGGCCGACCGGATCCTGGTGATGCGCCAGGGCACCATCGCCGGCACCCTGCCGGCCGGCGCCAGCGAAGCCGAGATCATGCTGCTGGCCACCGGTGAGGTCGACCCGACCGGTGCCGCGGACGCCGCGCAGGTCGCGGCCGTCGCGGGCGCGGAGATCGCGGGCGTGGCGGGCGTCCGGACCTCGACCGAGGACGGTACGACGGAAGGGGTCGCCCGATGA